A window of Hevea brasiliensis isolate MT/VB/25A 57/8 chromosome 14, ASM3005281v1, whole genome shotgun sequence contains these coding sequences:
- the LOC110639877 gene encoding polyadenylate-binding protein 8 translates to MAQVQVPVQAQGVNGGANQQFVPTSLYVGDLEANVTNSLLYDLFNQVGQVVSVRVCSDLTTGRSLGYGYVNYSNPQDAARALDMLNFTLLNGSPIRIMYSHRDPSIRKSGSGNIFIKNLDKAIDHKALHDTFSVFGNILSCKVATDSSGKSKGYGFVQFDNEEAAQMAIEKLNGMLLNDKQVYVGPFLRKQERESAIDKTRFNNVFVKNLSEAITDDDLKKIFGEFGTITSAVVMRDGDGKTKCFGFVNFENADDAARAVEALNGKKFDEKEWYVGKAQKKSERETELKLRFEQSMKEAADKFQGANLYIKNLDDSIGDDNLKELFSQFGTITSCKVMRDPNGISRGSGFVAFSTPDEASRALMEMNGKMVASKPLYVALAQRKEDRRARLQAQFSQMRPVAMPPSVAPRMPMYPPGGPGLGQQIFYGQAPPAIIPPQPGFGYQQQLVPGMRPGGAPLPNFFVPMVHQGQQGQRPGGRRAGAAQQSQQPVPLMQQQMLPRGRVYRYPPGRGLPDVPMTGVPGGMLSVPYDMGGMPLRDTALSQPIPIGALATALANATPEHQRTMLGENLYPLVEQLEPDAAAKVTGMLLEMDQTEVLHLLESPEALKAKVAEAMEVLRSVQQQQAGGAADQLASLSLNDNLVS, encoded by the exons ATGGCACAGGTTCAAGTCCCGGTTCAGGCTCAGGGTGTCAACGGCGGAGCAAACCAGCAGTTCGTGCCGACGTCTCTTTACGTCGGGGATCTGGAGGCGAACGTGACCAATTCGCTTCTGTACGATCTGTTTAATCAAGTCGGGCAAGTGGTTTCAGTTCGGGTTTGCAGTGACTTGACTACCGGACGATCGCTTGGTTATGGCTACGTTAACTATAGCAATCCTCAAGAtg CTGCAAGGGCATTGGATATGCTAAATTTCACTCTTCTCAATGGAAGCCCCATTAGAATCATGTATTCTCATCGTGACCCAAGTATTCGCAAAAGTGGGTCTGGGAACATATTTATCAAG AATTTAGACAAGGCGATTGACCACAAAGCATTGCATGATACTTTCTCGGTATTTGGGAacattctatcttgcaaggtggCTACAGATTCCTCTGGCAAGTCAAAGGGCTATGGCTTTGTACAGTTTGACAATGAGGAAGCTGCCCAAATGGCTATAGAGAAGTTAAATGGTATGTTATTGAATGATAAGCAGGTGTATGTTGGACCTTTTCTTCGCAAACAGGAAAGAGAGAGTGCAATTGACAagacaagatttaacaatgtctTTGTAAAGAATCTCTCAGAAGCAATAACTGATGATGATTTGAAGAAAATTTTTGGTGAATTTGGAACAATCACTAGTGCTGTGGTGATGAGGGATGGAGATGGAAAAACAAAGTGCTTTGGATTTGTCAACTTCGAGAATGCAGATGATGCTGCTAGAGCTGTTGAGGCCCTTAAtggaaagaaatttgatgaaaaggAGTGGTATGTTGGGAAAGCCCAGAAGAAATCTGAAAGGGAAACTGAATTAAAACTTCGTTTTGAGCAGAGTATGAAGGAGGCGGCTGATAAATTTCAAGGGGCCAATTTGTACATTAAAAATCTAGATGATAGCATAGGTGATGATAATCTTAAGGAGCTCTTCTCTCAATTTGGTACAATCACATCATGCAAG GTTATGCGAGATCCTAATGGAATAAGCAGAGGTTCAGGGTTTGTTGCGTTCTCTACTCCAGATGAGGCGTCTAGAGCT CTCATGGAGATGAATGGCAAAATGGTTGCAAGCAAACCTTTATACGTTGCACTTGCACAAAGAAAGGAAGATAGAAGAGCCAGGTTGCAG GCTCAATTTTCTCAAATGAGGCCAGTTGCAATGCCACCATCAGTTGCTCCTCGTATGCCAATGTACCCCCCTGGTGGTCCAGGACTTGGACAACAGATATTCTATGGACAAGCCCCACCTGCTATCATACCTCCTCAG CCTGGATTTGGATATCAGCAGCAGCTTGTACCTGGTATGAGGCCTGGTGGGGCTCCTTTGCCAAATTTCTTTGTGCCAATGGTTCATCAGGGGCAGCAGGGACAGCGTCCTGGTGGTCGACGGGCTGGAGCTGCTCAGCAATCCCAGCAGCCAGTGCCACTCATGCAGCAGCAG ATGCTTCCAAGGGGGCGTGTCTATCGCTACCCTCCTGGGCGTGGCTTGCCTGATGTTCCAATGACCGGTGTTCCTGGAGGGATGCTTTCTGTTCCATATGACATGGGTGGTATGCCATTGCGTGATACAGCTTTGTCTCAGCCAATTCCAATTGGTGCTTTGGCTACTGCACTTGCAAATGCTACTCCGGAACATCAGAGGACG ATGCTGGGTGAGAATCTTTACCCTCTGGTAGAACAGCTGGAGCCTGATGCAGCAGCTAAGGTGACAGGCATGCTTCTAGAGATGGACCAGACTGAAGTTTTGCACTTGCTCGAGTCACCAGAAGCTCTAAAAGCAAAGGTTGCTGAGGCAATGGAGGTTCTGAGGAGTGTTCAGCAGCAACAGGCTGGTGGCGCAGCTGATCAACTAGCCTCTTTGTCATTGAATGACAACCTTGTTTCCTAG
- the LOC110639862 gene encoding CBS domain-containing protein CBSX1, chloroplastic isoform X2 — translation MASSMSLTTFTVSLLPHSPFNYHCSPFLPLFPATSMPKRNRLCFSQRFSAPHRLPVSALSTVTNNGSARTGTYTVGDFMTRKEDLHVVKTSTTVDEALEALVEKKISGFPVVDDDWTLVGVVSDYDLLALNSISGGSQGGANLFPNADSSWTTFNQMQKLLTKNNGRIVGDLMTPAPLVVNETTNLEDAARLLLDTKYHRLPVVDGDGKLVGIITRENVVRAALQIKCAGESSR, via the exons atGGCCTCATCCATGTCTTTAACCACTTTTacagtttctcttcttcctcactCCCCCTTTAATTATCATTGCTCTCCATTTCTTCCTCTGTTTCCTGCAACTTCTATGCCCAAACGAAATCGTTTGTGCTTCTCCCAGCGTTTTTCTGCACCCCACCGGCTTCCTGTTTCTGCGTTATCAACCGTAACCAACAACGGCTCG gcGAGAACTGGGACATATACAGTTGGTGATTTTATGACAAGGAAGGAGGATTTGCATGTAGTGAAAACTAGCACAACTGTTGATGAGG CATTAGAGGCTCTGGTGGAGAAGAAAATTTCTGGCTTTCCAGTGGTTGATGATGATTGGACATTG GTTGGCGTTGTTTCAGATTATGACTTGTTAGCACTCAACTCCATTTCAG GTGGCAGTCAGGGTGGAGCAAACTTGTTTCCCAATGCTGATAGTTCTTGGACA ACATTCAATCAGATGCAGAAGCTGCTTACTAAGAACAATGGTAGAATTGTTGGTGATCTGATGACACCTGCCCCGCTTGTTGTGAATGAAACCACCAATCTTGAGGATGCTGCTAG GTTGTTGCTTGACACAAAGTATCATAGACTTCCAGTGGTAGATGGTGATGGCAAGCTG GTTGGAATTATTACAAGGGAAAATGTTGTTAGAGCTGCCCTGCAGATAAAATGTGCTGGCGAAAGCTCAAGATGA
- the LOC110639862 gene encoding CBS domain-containing protein CBSX1, chloroplastic isoform X1, translating to MASSMSLTTFTVSLLPHSPFNYHCSPFLPLFPATSMPKRNRLCFSQRFSAPHRLPVSALSTVTNNGSARTGTYTVGDFMTRKEDLHVVKTSTTVDEALEALVEKKISGFPVVDDDWTLVGVVSDYDLLALNSISAGGSQGGANLFPNADSSWTTFNQMQKLLTKNNGRIVGDLMTPAPLVVNETTNLEDAARLLLDTKYHRLPVVDGDGKLVGIITRENVVRAALQIKCAGESSR from the exons atGGCCTCATCCATGTCTTTAACCACTTTTacagtttctcttcttcctcactCCCCCTTTAATTATCATTGCTCTCCATTTCTTCCTCTGTTTCCTGCAACTTCTATGCCCAAACGAAATCGTTTGTGCTTCTCCCAGCGTTTTTCTGCACCCCACCGGCTTCCTGTTTCTGCGTTATCAACCGTAACCAACAACGGCTCG gcGAGAACTGGGACATATACAGTTGGTGATTTTATGACAAGGAAGGAGGATTTGCATGTAGTGAAAACTAGCACAACTGTTGATGAGG CATTAGAGGCTCTGGTGGAGAAGAAAATTTCTGGCTTTCCAGTGGTTGATGATGATTGGACATTG GTTGGCGTTGTTTCAGATTATGACTTGTTAGCACTCAACTCCATTTCAG CAGGTGGCAGTCAGGGTGGAGCAAACTTGTTTCCCAATGCTGATAGTTCTTGGACA ACATTCAATCAGATGCAGAAGCTGCTTACTAAGAACAATGGTAGAATTGTTGGTGATCTGATGACACCTGCCCCGCTTGTTGTGAATGAAACCACCAATCTTGAGGATGCTGCTAG GTTGTTGCTTGACACAAAGTATCATAGACTTCCAGTGGTAGATGGTGATGGCAAGCTG GTTGGAATTATTACAAGGGAAAATGTTGTTAGAGCTGCCCTGCAGATAAAATGTGCTGGCGAAAGCTCAAGATGA
- the LOC110639878 gene encoding organic cation/carnitine transporter 1 has translation MKQEEGEEAQKLVHGINIEIAETKLELTVDEVVEGYVGSLGISQLLHVFLVSLAWIFDSQNTLATIFSDAQPPSWRCISPHLHADNTTMAPAMAAASLCSSIGDSKGGGSVCGLPPGTWEWLGGNRSSTIAEWGLICDRKFLACVPASLFFLGSLLGSGVFGFLADAYLGRKRAMLLSCILTSTTAFLTSLSPNIWIYSLLRFANGFARSGIGICCLVLSTESVGRKWRGQVGQCGFFFFSAGFLSLPLIAYHCRTSWRSLYQIISLLPLVYSLLFLPFVSESPRWLLIRGRSKEALEILQRYARLNGKMLPSNLSLANPSMSKVGGEALAETKSTEKESLWTTRWAAKRMIVVMITGFGVGFVYYGVQLNVENLNFNLYFTVALNALMEIPAVVIGTILSSVTNRRLLFSQSAFIAGVSCILCIVFSHGGRAKADESGGSWPQLIIEGIGFMAASTAFNILYIYCVELFPTNVRNSAVSMLRQALMLGASISPLMVVLGRLSPSLSFLVFGFLSIFSGVMSSWLPETKNAPLYETLKQQEEDEKQSSEVK, from the exons ATGAAgcaggaagaaggagaagaagcacAAAAGCTGGTACATGGAATCAACATAGAAATTGCAGAAACAAAGCTAGAACTAACAGTAGATGAAGTAGTAGAAGGCTACGTAGGATCCTTAGGAATCTCGCAGCTACTGCATGTGTTTTTGGTATCTTTGGCATGGATCTTCGATTCCCAAAACACATTGGCTACCATCTTCAGTGATGCACAACCACCCTCTTGGAGATGCATATCACCACATCTTCATGCAGATAATACTACGATGGCTCCAGCGATGGCGGCAGCGTCTTTGTGCAGCTCCATCGGTGACAGCAAAGGGGGTGGCTCTGTTTGTGGGCTACCGCCGGGGACATGGGAGTGGCTTGGTGGGAATAGAAGCTCCACTATCGCTGAGTGGGGTCTCATCTGTGATCGAAAGTTCCTTGCTTGTGTACCAGCTTCCCTTTTCTTTCTCGGCTCTCTTTTGG GGTCTGGTGTGTTTGGGTTCCTAGCAGATGCATACCTGGGTAGAAAAAGAGCAATGCTTCTCTCATGCATTTTAACCTCTACAACAGCTTTCCTCACTTCCCTCTCACCAAATATTTGGATTTATTCACTGCTCCGATTTGCAAATGGTTTTGCTCGATCAGGAATTGGCATTTGCTGTCTTGTTCTATCCACTGAATCTGTTGGTCGAAAATGGAGAGGCCAAGTTGGCCAGTgcggcttcttcttcttctctgcaGGCTTTCTTTCTCTCCCTTTAATTGCCTATCATTGTAGAACTTCTTGGAGGAGTCTATACCAAATCATTTCACTTCTTCCTCTTGTCTACTCTCTCCTTTTTCTCCCTTTCGTCTCTGAGTCTCCTCGTTGGCTGCTTATAAGGGGCCGAAGCAAAGAAGCTCTTGAGATACTGCAGAGATATGCGAGACTCAATGGCAAGATGCTACCCTCCAATTTAAGTCTTGCTAATCCTTCCATGTCTAAAGTGGGCGGTGAAGCATTAGCTGAAACCAAGTCAACTGAAAAGGAAAGCCTGTGGACCACTCGGTGGGCTGCTAAAAGAATGATCGTGGTTATGATAACTGGTTTTGGAGTTGGTTTTGTTTATTATGGTGTTCAGCTAAACGTGGAAAATCTAAATTTCAATCTCTATTTCACAGTTGCACTCAACGCATTGATGGAAATACCTGCAGTTGTTATAGGAACTATACTCTCGAGCGTCACAAACAGGCGTCTTCTCTTCTCTCAGTCTGCATTCATAGCAGGAGTTTCATGCATTCTTTGCATCGTTTTCTCACATGGAGGACGAGCAAAGGCCGATGAATCCGGTGGGAGTTGGCCTCAACTTATCATTGAAGGAATTGGGTTCATGGCAGCTTCAACAGCATTTAATATCCTGTATATTTACTGTGTTGAGCTTTTCCCCACAAACGTCAGAAACTCTGCTGTTTCAATGTTGAGGCAAGCCTTGATGTTGGGGGCTTCTATATCACCTTTGATGGTTGTGCTTGGTCGTTTGAGCCCGTCACTTTCCTTTCTGGTCTTTGGATTTCTTTCCATCTTCAGTGGGGTTATGAGTTCATGGCTACCCGAGACTAAAAATGCTCCTCTTTATGAGACACTAAAGCAGCAAGAAGAAGATGAAAAACAGAGTAGTGAAGTGAAATGA